A segment of the Vibrio aquimaris genome:
TCACTACTGGTGTTAGTCTGTGCTTAAAAGAGCTAAATTTTGTCAGCCAGCGCTGCCAAAACTTCCAACGCCCACAATGTCTATCAAGAGGAGAAAAGGTTCTGACCCAGCGAGACCACGGAAGATAGTTAAGTACCGCATCTCCCGGCGATACATACCCATGGCTGTACGCCCCTGAACCCATTTTTTCCCCTAACCGGGTTGATGCTCTGTCGCCCGCTAGCACTATACATGCTATTGCTGAATCAAAGTGGCGCCCCAAGGCTTGGATAAACTTACCCACTTGCTTTTCACTGCAATCAAGCAAAGCTTGCTCACAAACAATTAAAACTGGCGTCTTCTCTGAAATTGGAAGCTGCTCAAGCCAAGATAGGTCATCAACATGGCCGCAGATATGTTGGTAGCGCTCACTTTTATGGAATAATTTTTGGCGCCATAATAAGTTTTCTGTCACATCCAACTCTAACCAATGACAGCGTCCATTATCTACACGATAAAAACGGGTATCTAAACCAGCACCAACATTGATTATCCAGCCATCCGGGTGCTGGGAAAGAAAATGATTCACTCGCTCATCACAAATCTGAGTCAAAGTAGCATGGAGGAGCTGTTTCTGGTCAATATCTCCTGATAAGCATTCAGGTGCGAGCTGACAACGTTGGCAAGCAGTAGCTGCTATCGGATCATATACTAAACCATCGTCAACCAAACTTTCTTGGCTACGAAACCATAGAGGCTGAAGTAAATTAACAGGAACCTGGTAACGATGCCCTGAAACCTTTTGTCTAGCGACCATTATCATCTTCCTCCATTATTAGGATTTAGATGATAAT
Coding sequences within it:
- a CDS encoding class I SAM-dependent methyltransferase — encoded protein: MVARQKVSGHRYQVPVNLLQPLWFRSQESLVDDGLVYDPIAATACQRCQLAPECLSGDIDQKQLLHATLTQICDERVNHFLSQHPDGWIINVGAGLDTRFYRVDNGRCHWLELDVTENLLWRQKLFHKSERYQHICGHVDDLSWLEQLPISEKTPVLIVCEQALLDCSEKQVGKFIQALGRHFDSAIACIVLAGDRASTRLGEKMGSGAYSHGYVSPGDAVLNYLPWSRWVRTFSPLDRHCGRWKFWQRWLTKFSSFKHRLTPVVIQLRW